A genome region from Wielerella bovis includes the following:
- a CDS encoding Ppx/GppA phosphatase family protein — MNTFPMLATVDLGSNSFRLQICHNHNGQPQVIENIKYMVRLASGLDENKYLDEASQQRALECLAQFGERLRGFETKDVRAVATNTFRVAKNIGEFLPRAEAALGFPIEVVAGREEARLIYTGVMHTYANNGQKLLVVDIGGGSTEFILGSTPIPTHTESLPLGCITYSARFFSEKITQKSFQAAINAARSEIQRISKEYKHQGWDVALGTSGTAKSIAAVIGAQDMGGRITLAAMRVLADKIIAAGNVKKAKFEGLKPDRVDVFVGGLAVMIAAFEELDISGMAFNEAALRDGVFFEMIGRNAHEDLREQTAEQFQKRYHVGKNQAERVSKLALQFLHDLAQNATVQELTYWSDYVRWAAMLHEIGVSIAHTAYHKHTAYILANADMPGFSRQEQELLSLLALGQRGEIKKMADVLGNDVMRWHAVLALRLAVLFYRARLPMDLPPYTLLQYFADEQKYSLRIAKDWLDDEHPLISAALKDEREQWGKIGRVFWVEKI; from the coding sequence ATGAATACGTTCCCTATGCTCGCAACGGTGGATTTAGGTTCAAACAGCTTTCGTTTGCAAATTTGCCATAATCACAACGGACAACCCCAAGTGATTGAAAATATCAAATACATGGTGCGTCTGGCGAGTGGTTTGGATGAAAACAAATATTTGGATGAAGCCAGTCAGCAACGTGCTTTGGAATGTTTGGCGCAATTTGGCGAGCGTTTGCGTGGTTTTGAGACGAAAGATGTGCGCGCGGTGGCAACCAATACTTTTCGTGTTGCCAAAAATATTGGCGAATTTCTGCCGCGTGCTGAAGCTGCTTTGGGTTTTCCGATAGAAGTGGTTGCTGGGCGTGAAGAAGCACGTTTAATTTACACAGGCGTGATGCACACTTATGCCAACAATGGACAAAAATTGCTGGTGGTGGATATTGGTGGCGGTTCAACCGAATTTATTTTGGGCAGTACGCCGATTCCCACGCACACTGAAAGTTTGCCACTAGGTTGTATCACTTACTCGGCGCGTTTTTTTAGTGAAAAAATCACACAAAAAAGTTTTCAGGCTGCCATTAATGCCGCACGAAGTGAAATTCAGCGTATCAGTAAAGAATATAAACATCAAGGCTGGGACGTAGCATTGGGCACATCGGGAACAGCCAAATCCATTGCAGCGGTTATTGGTGCGCAAGATATGGGTGGACGAATCACACTGGCAGCTATGCGAGTGTTGGCAGATAAAATTATTGCGGCAGGTAATGTTAAAAAAGCCAAATTTGAAGGGTTAAAACCTGACCGTGTTGATGTGTTCGTTGGTGGCTTGGCAGTAATGATAGCGGCATTTGAAGAATTGGATATTTCGGGCATGGCGTTTAACGAAGCTGCTTTGCGCGATGGTGTATTCTTTGAAATGATTGGGCGCAATGCGCATGAAGATTTGCGTGAACAAACGGCGGAACAATTCCAAAAACGTTATCATGTTGGTAAAAATCAAGCAGAACGCGTAAGCAAATTGGCACTACAATTCTTGCATGATTTGGCACAAAATGCCACCGTGCAAGAATTAACATACTGGTCAGATTATGTGCGTTGGGCAGCTATGTTGCACGAAATTGGTGTCAGCATCGCGCATACGGCGTATCACAAACACACAGCGTATATTTTGGCAAATGCGGATATGCCGGGATTTTCTCGGCAAGAACAAGAATTGTTGTCGTTGTTGGCTTTGGGGCAGCGTGGAGAAATCAAGAAAATGGCAGATGTGTTGGGCAATGATGTGATGCGCTGGCATGCAGTATTGGCGTTGCGTTTAGCCGTTTTGTTTTACCGTGCGCGTTTACCTATGGATTTGCCGCCTTATACGCTGTTGCAATATTTTGCTGATGAACAGAAATATTCATTGCGGATTGCCAAAGATTGGTTGGATGATGAACACCCATTGATTTCAGCGGCATTAAAAGATGAACGAGAACAATGGGGAAAAATTGGACGCGTGTTTTGGGTAGAAAAAATCTGA
- a CDS encoding NF038104 family lipoprotein, whose protein sequence is MNKNIFRLPTVALLCIMLQGCAIGAAADLAATTVLTAGKLAVKGTGAVIGAMIPDGDDDDDKRKQSRRKSEVQAATTHQPVVQTLPQSQPIYHEMDYTVTQPQYEIQQLYYWDED, encoded by the coding sequence ATGAATAAAAATATTTTCAGGCTGCCTACAGTAGCGTTATTGTGCATAATGTTACAAGGTTGTGCTATTGGTGCAGCAGCAGATTTAGCGGCAACAACGGTTTTAACGGCAGGTAAATTAGCGGTTAAAGGGACGGGAGCAGTTATTGGTGCGATGATTCCTGATGGTGATGACGATGATGATAAACGTAAGCAAAGTCGCAGAAAATCAGAGGTGCAAGCAGCAACAACGCATCAACCAGTTGTGCAAACTTTGCCACAATCTCAACCTATTTATCATGAAATGGATTATACGGTAACGCAGCCGCAGTATGAAATACAACAGCTATATTATTGGGATGAAGATTAA
- a CDS encoding basic amino acid ABC transporter substrate-binding protein has protein sequence MKLNHFVVLGCVSLILAACGGSGGSSGSNQTASATSDSASGSVKVLKVGTDASFAPFESMNEKQEIYGFDIDLLNEMAKVGGFKLEFKHTPWDGIFASLNNRDVDIVASAVTITDERKNTMDFTDSYYKITQVVMVSPNKDVKTVEDLTKLTRVGVVAGQTGDFAAQKIFGATSNQIARFDSLPLLIKEVENSGLDAAISDSAVIAHHIKNNAGKGFTMVSIPDFEEENYGFAVRKGDTETLNLLNQSLKTVRENGTYAEIEKKYFAQ, from the coding sequence ATGAAATTAAATCACTTTGTTGTGTTGGGCTGCGTATCTTTGATATTGGCCGCATGTGGTGGTTCAGGTGGTTCATCGGGTAGCAATCAAACGGCTAGTGCAACATCCGATTCGGCTTCGGGTAGTGTCAAAGTATTGAAAGTAGGTACAGATGCCAGCTTTGCTCCCTTTGAGTCCATGAACGAAAAACAAGAAATTTATGGCTTTGACATTGATTTGTTAAATGAAATGGCAAAAGTTGGTGGTTTCAAATTGGAATTTAAACACACTCCTTGGGACGGTATTTTCGCTTCTTTGAATAATCGTGATGTAGATATTGTGGCTTCTGCGGTTACTATTACTGACGAACGCAAAAACACTATGGATTTTACTGACTCATACTATAAAATCACACAAGTTGTGATGGTTTCACCTAATAAAGATGTGAAAACAGTAGAGGATTTAACCAAATTAACTCGAGTAGGCGTGGTAGCAGGTCAAACTGGTGATTTTGCTGCACAGAAAATTTTTGGTGCAACCAGCAATCAAATTGCTCGATTTGACTCATTACCTTTGTTGATTAAAGAAGTAGAAAACAGCGGTTTAGATGCCGCAATTAGCGACAGTGCGGTGATTGCACATCATATTAAAAATAATGCGGGCAAGGGATTTACTATGGTATCTATCCCTGATTTTGAAGAAGAAAATTATGGTTTTGCAGTGCGTAAAGGTGACACGGAAACTTTAAATTTGCTGAATCAATCCCTGAAAACTGTGCGTGAAAATGGTACTTATGCTGAAATTGAGAAAAAATATTTTGCTCAATAA